The Bos mutus isolate GX-2022 chromosome 11, NWIPB_WYAK_1.1, whole genome shotgun sequence nucleotide sequence GTACTATTTCTGAGGTTACAGTGGACAGCAATCCATCTTGGCTAGGGAGGCCAGGAGGTTCCACAGGGTGATCTGGAAGAGGATCTGCACGTGGGGGTAGTCCAGGTTGAACACTGGCAGTCGGCTCTCCTCGAACCACGTTGTGCCTGGAGCCACCACGCTGGTGGGGCTGGGCGGGCTGGAGCTGCTGCCCAGGCCCCACCACCTCCAGGAGCtatggcagcagcagcaatggggcCTGCTAGCTCTGCCCAGGGCCCGCCAGCTCCATGGGCTCTGCCCCGCACCGCTGTCACCCTCGCGGTCGACCCTCGGTGTGCTCAGCGCGTCTCCCTGGAGCGGGCAGCGCTGCCCGCCGCAGCCAAGAGGCCTGGAGTCTGCGGTGCACCGGCCGAGTCCCCGCTGCGAGCAGGCGCAGCGCCAGGCGGGCGTGAACGGGACGCGCGAGGCCACAACGCGGTCTCTCAGCGCCCTCAGCAGTCCTCCGCCGCCGGCCGCCTGCCCACGCCCTAGCCTCCATACACCGAGTCTGCAGGcccctgaatgttgagttttaagccaacttttccactctcctttttcactttcttcaagatgctctttagttcctctttgctttctgccataagggtggtgtcatctgcgtatctgaggttattgacttttctcccagcaattttgatttcagcttgtgcttcttccagcccggcattttgcatgatgtactctgcacagaagttaaataagcagtgtgacaatctacagccttgacatactccttttcctatttggaaccagtctgttgtttcatgcctagttctaactgttgcctcttgacctgcatacagattgcttaggaggcaggtcaggtggtctggtattcccacctcttgaagaattttccacagtttcttgtgatccacacagtcaaagcctttggcatagtcaataaagcagaaatagatgattttttgtaactctcttgctttttcgatgatccagcttatgttggcaatttggtctctggttcctctgccttttctaaaaccagcttgaacatctggaagttcacggttcacatattgctgaagcctggcttggagaattttgagcattactttactagcatgtgagatgagtccgaTTATgcagtagtatgagcattctttggcattgtctttctttgagattggaatgaaaactgaccttttccagtcctgtggccactgctgagttttccaaatttgctggtatattgagtgcagcactttcacagcatcatcttttaggatttgaaatagctcaactggaattccatcacctccaatagctttgtttgtagagatgcttcctaagacccacttgactgcagacaggatgtctggttctaggtgagtgatcacaccattgtggttacctgggtcatgaagatcttttttgtacagttcttctatgtattcttgccacctcttcttaatatcttcttgagggttggactaaaaagaaggctgagagctgaaaaattgatgctttcgagttgtggtgctagagaagacttttgagagtcccttggacagcaaggagatcaaaccagtcaatcctaaaggaaatcaacctgaatattcattggaaggactgatgctgaagctgaagctccaataatttggctacctgatgtgaagagcctactcactggagaagacctgatgctgggaaagacagaggacaggaggagaatggggtgacagtggtggttggatggcatcaccgattcaatggatatgagtctgagcaaactccgggagatgctgaaggacagggaagcctggtgtgctgcagtccatggggttgcaaagagttgggcatgacttagggactgagcaacaacaacaatacatatattacatataatatatagttTGAAAAGATGCAAACAATCTGGATATTATGCAGAATGTAACACTGCCCCACTAAATCAATGACATCATGGTAATTGGATCAGAAAACCAGGAAGTTGCTAACAAGTTGGAGCTTTAGCAAGACACATTCAGTCCTGAAGATGGGAGATAACACTACAAAGATACAGGGACCCCTTCACATCAGTCTCATTTTTAGGTCCAGGGATCTAAGAGAGCAATCAGAAAGTTATGGCTGCATAGAATATTCCCTATAACCAGCTGACAGAGGCGGGGAAAGTCTGAATATGGTTTACAAGTGGGTCAGCTCATTGTGTAAGGGCAGATCAAAATGAACAATGACTACACTGTAGCTCAATAATGGTTGCTTTGTAAGAGAGTCCTTAGCTTTAAGCTTTCTCTAGAGATAATCTTGGCTGAAGGAAACTGCTTCACCAAAGAAAATGCTTCCTTCCAGGACAGCCTACATCCAGTCAGCAGCAGTGTCAACCATACTCCTTGACATTTGAGCTTCCAAATTCCCAGTAGGATCAGCTGGGACCTTCAGTGGGACTTCATCACAACCCAACTTCTCCCTCTATCCAACCAGATACTGATCCCAAGAGTACTccctaggggacttccctggtggtccagtgggtaagactctgtccttccactgcaggggtgctagtttcatccctggtcagggaactaggattctgCATGTTTTGtggtggggccaaaaaaaaaaaaaagctatcccAAGAATGTCCatgcccagtcactcagtcgtgcccaactctttcaACTCAATGGACTATAAggcacaaggctcctctgtccatgaaatttttcagccaagaatactggagtggtttaccatttctatttccaagggatcttcccaacccaaggattgaactccattggcaggcagattctttacctgtgtaccacctgggaagaccaaccCAAGAGCAAGACCTAATAAACATTCTGCATGCTAATCTCCATTTCAAAGTCAGCTTCCTGGAGAACCCATTCCTTATACaccaaacacacgcacacacacacacacacacacacatacacacacacacacaatgttctATGACCTCTGATTACCCACAGTTGAggaaactatgggcttccctggaggcttagagagtaaagaatctgcctgcaatgcagaagacatgggtttatctcctgggtcaggaagatctctggagaaggaaatggaaatacactccagtactcttgcctggataatcccatggacagagcagcctggcaggctacagtgtgggactcatggggtcccaaagagccagacatgactgagtggctaacactttcactttcaaagtatgTCCTGGAGACTTCATGATAAGTTTAAAAAGCTCTGAAAATAGCCTCCTTAAGAGTCCCCTGCCCCCTTGAGGGTAGCTACACTCCGTTTTGCTAGCCACTGTGATTTCTGTACTTAGAGAAGTCATAGAGCAAACACTCTAAAGGGAGCAGGTTGTAATAAGCACATCATAGCTCCCTCACCAGTACAGACCCAGAGGAGGCCAGGAGAGCTGAGTTCAAGCCTCTAAGAAGCTAGCAGACAGGTTTCCCCAACCAAGAGAGTTCCTGCCACAGCGTGTCTTGGCAGTTCTGCCTTCTATGAtgggaaacagagaaaaatagaaaagtactGAGACAGAGGTTGAGAAAGGAGCAGGGATGAGAAGCAGTATCAAGAAAATGGTTGACCCCTTTAAAACCTAGAGTAATCTGCTCTTTGTCCCTCCTCTCAACTCTTCATGCTTATCACTGGCTAGAAGGTCAAAAAGATCATCTTTCTGATATGTGAACCTAACCAATTTGGTACAGGATgaagaacagattaaaaaaaaagaaaagatgagaagaTATCTGGATATGAAAAGTGAAATCAGTAGACTGGCTGCCCACCGAACCATCCATCTCAATCAGGTAGTTATTTCAGCCTCAAAATTCCATTTTTGAATCTGATTCCATTCcaaaaaaatcacatggacacTGTATAAAACGGAGTTTAGCCTAACATGAAGACTAACTTTGTATGTTATAATCACCCTATTTGACCACTGGGCCAGGGTATGTTGTTACCCCATGGTTCTTGAGAAGCAGGTCCCCAATAAGTGAATAGTGGGAACTtggtagaaaataaaaacacttccaCTCCCAGACTCATCCCAGGCTTTCAGAATAATGCCCTCAGATTCTCACTTTCAAAAattccttccattttttaaagtactcaTCATAGATGAGCACAGGAAATCCAACTTTACTTGACCACTTTGAATCTTCTTCATCTCACACTCCCTAGGCATTCCCTTCATGAATAACTTTTTTGAGGATGTATGTTGTACAAGCTGCACTTatacatgttattttattatctctttaGAATTCCTTAGATCACTCAGTGAGCAAGAAATGAAGGTCAGGCACAAACCCTCACCTTCTGCTTCCAAATTCAGTGCACTTTCTACTAAACCCTCAATCCCATATACTTTTAATGTCCCCCCAAAAGACCAAATTTTCCCTTATTGTTGCCAGTGAATCCTGCCTATTAGAATTTTCAAATTCTATAATCTGTTCAACACAGAAAACACAGATTTTCCATTGTACATAACAAAGGTCTGTTCTTAATGTGACATTAAacacatttaaagaaaacaatgtgtgtatgttaaaatagaaaataaataaaagggaaaaaatagatcCTAAGAGTGATTGTTTCAGATATATACTTTTATAGCTTTATGAAAATATGACAAGATGACAGAGTGGGTAAATCTTGAGATTTAGAATTAGTTTAACTGGGTTTGAATGACCTATTACTTTTCCTCTatatctgtttcctcatcagaaaaATATGATAAGAATAACAGTCTACACCTTACAAGATTGTCATGAGAATTAAAGTACAACCTATACAAAGTAAATGCTTAATTACAGTTCACTCTCAGGTTATTCAAAGTGTAGACAAAAATACAATCTAAAAAAGTGTTGTAAACTGATAACCAAGTTAATTTGACCATTAGAGTATTTGAGTGTGAAGACTAGAGTCATTTTAATCAGATTCATTAATTTTGAGAATATGTAGAAATACTTGATGGAGAAAAAGTCATTGGCAATGATGATAATGGGGAGAAGAAACAGTGGTATCAAATGTTTACTCTGTCCTGGAACTGTTCTAAGTGCTTAAGCACAAGCTATTGTGAAAACCTCATGAAAATCTTATAAATATTGTTCTGTGTGCTCAGAAGCTCAGTCATactggactctttgcaaccccatggactgtagcctgccagtctcctctgtccatgggattctcctggcaagaatattggagtgtggtaccatttccttcttccaggggaccttcctgacccagggattaaaactgtatctcctgcatctcctgcactgcaggctgattctttaccatctgagccactaggtaagCCCTTTCAAGGATATATACACaggtaaataaacaaatggatgaTGGTATTGAAGGATGTGCTTGCTTAACAGTTGGGTAACAAAGATCTGGGAACATGATTAAGTTTAAGGAGCTAGAGGGAAAACTaaataacaaattaaattttaaaataaagatttgcaTGGAGTAGTAGTATAATTTGATATTCACAAAGGATTATTGCCTTCTAAATAAGTGCTTCTGAAGGTATAACAAGCACAACAGTAAAACTTTGTTGACTTAGATCTAttattcctttgatttctttgttgATTACTTAAAGTCCCCTTTTTGGAAAGGTAGTTCAAAGACACATTTTAACATGCCACCACTGAAAATTTGTTTTGatatacagagaaaaatcaaaccaccttatctgaaataaataaattcgCCACCTTATTTCTATTGGTCTCTATATGCTTGTGCTATGCCatgttgtgctaagtcacttcattcgtgtccgactctttgggaccgtATGAACCATAGCCTgaaagtctcctctgtccatgggattctccaggcaagaatacgggaattGTACATGCCCttactgggttgccatgcccttctccacggtattttcccaacccagggatcaaacccaagtcttgaagccaggtctcttagtcttctgcattggcagatgggttctctaccactagtgccacctgcgaagccctctCTATACCCTtatgtggatttatttttatttataaaatgcagaACTAGCGGGTGATAGATAGATAAATCCATAGATAGATAGATCCTCTATTACAATGCAAAATCCACAAACAGTCCTGACTATGTCATATTCACAGTTGTATCCCCACTCCCagaatatttttcacagaataggtgctcagtaaacaatTATTTCTAGATTTAAAATTAAACTGACTAAGGAAGAtttctgggcctccctggtggctcagaggtaaagcatctgcctgcaatgcaggagacctgggttcgatccctgggtctggaagatcccccagaatgaaatggcaacccactccagtactcttgcctggaaaatcccatggatggagaactggtagtctacagtctgtggggtcacaaagagtcaaacacgactgagcaacttcactttcatttttcattttcaaggaaGATTCAACTATGCTCTTCCTCAAAAGTTCTTGCTATCAATACAAGAAGCATGTGAAGTCTTAGAGTTGAGAAGGAAGGGCAAGTTCAAGGACCACAAAGGTGACAAGTTGCCTGTGTGGTAGCTAGTCACAACCCTATAGGTAGAAAGTGAAGGtaggaagaagcacaaacttgTTGGCTTGTTTATGGTTTCAGTCATGGAGATGTGTGTTACATTATATGAATCTTCTCTATTTTAGTTGGCTCTATGATCATGGAAAGACTCAACCAAACCAGCAGTGTCTCTGAGTTCATCCTCCTGGGACTCTCCACCTGGCCTGAGGACCAGAAGCCACTCTTCATCCTCTTCCTCATCATATACCTGGTCACCATAACAGGGAACGTGCTCACCATCCTGGCCATCCGCTCTGACCCCCAACTGCACACCCCCATGTATTTCTTCTTGAGTGTCCTGTCTTTCACTGACATTTGGTATACAACAAGCATTGTCCCCAAGATGCTAGTTGACTTCCTGTCAGAGAAGAAGACTATCTCCTATGCTGGGTGtctgactcaaatgtattttatatatgttttggCTAACATTGACAGCTGTCTTCTTGTGGTCATGGCCTTTGACCGTTATGTGGCCATCTGTGACCCCTTCCACTACGTCACTATCATGAGCCACTGCCGCTGTGTCCTGCTGGTGGCCATCTCCTGCTCATTGTCTCACCTCCACTCACTCCTACACATACTTCTGCTGAATCAGCTTACCTTCTGCAACTCCAATGTTGTCCACCACTTCCTCTGCGACATCAACCCTCTGCTGAAATTGTCCTGCTCCTCCATATTTGTCAATGATCTCATAATAAAAACAGAAGGGCTGGTTGTTTTGGTGGCCCCCTTCCTATGCATTGTTTTCTCTTATGTGCGAATCTCCATTTCAGTTCTCCAGATCCCCTCAGCTACTGGGAAACgcaaagccttctccacctgtggctcCCACTTGACTGTGGTAATCCTGTTTTATGGAAGCATCTTTTATGTCTATTTACAGCCCTTGTCCAGGTACACTGTTCAGGACCGAGTGGCTACAATTGTCTACACGGTTCTGTCCTCCATGCTCAACCCTTTCATCTACAGTTTGAGAAACAAAGACCTGAAGAGGGGCCTGGGGAAACTGATGGCCAGGAGGAAATCCTAGTCAGAAGCTTTGTGGACACGTTCATGGGTGTTTCTGCTGGTTTCTGATATACACAACAAACTCTTGTAAGTCAGCAGGTATAAATCACATGTGTCATGGATGTTTGATTGTGCTCACTTCTTTACATGTGCAACTATCAACTATTGAGACTCTATTATGATtagtaataggctccagttctaCCAAAACCCTGATTCCAGTTTTCATATATCTACATCTGTCTTCCTACTGAAAGGCTGCACATGCTATGAGCCATGTGCAATGTTGGGACTCATGCCTCTGGAGGAGAGAATTCAATCTGcagccagagatgaggcttgatcactagAAGGTTTTGtgtaataaacttttattaatgTATGAAAGAGCTagagaaatcttctgacatagacatcagaaggagacagaaagagtgCCTCCTTGTTAGCTTTTAGCAAGGGGgtataatatcaataacctcagatatgcagatgataccacccttatggcagaaagtgaagaggaactaaaaagcctcttgatgaaaatgaaagacgagagtgaaaaagtgggcttaaagttcaacattcaggaaactgagatcatggtatctggtcccatcactttataggaaatagatggggaaacagtgtcaggctttactttggggggctccaaaatcactgaagatgatgactgcagccatgaaattaaaagacacttactccttggaaggaaaattattaccaacctacacagcatattaaaaaacagagacattactttgccaacaaaggtccatctagtcaatgctatggtttttccagtagtcatgtatggatgtgagagttggactgtgaagaaagctgagcactgaagaattgatgcttttgaactgtggtgttggagaagactcttgagagtcccttggactacaaggagatccaaccagtccatcctaaagga carries:
- the LOC102268733 gene encoding olfactory receptor 1L8, with product MERLNQTSSVSEFILLGLSTWPEDQKPLFILFLIIYLVTITGNVLTILAIRSDPQLHTPMYFFLSVLSFTDIWYTTSIVPKMLVDFLSEKKTISYAGCLTQMYFIYVLANIDSCLLVVMAFDRYVAICDPFHYVTIMSHCRCVLLVAISCSLSHLHSLLHILLLNQLTFCNSNVVHHFLCDINPLLKLSCSSIFVNDLIIKTEGLVVLVAPFLCIVFSYVRISISVLQIPSATGKRKAFSTCGSHLTVVILFYGSIFYVYLQPLSRYTVQDRVATIVYTVLSSMLNPFIYSLRNKDLKRGLGKLMARRKS